The window GTGACTGCGCGCCTGCTGCGCGACAACCTGGTTGAAACCGGCCTGGAATTCCTCGGCCTGCCTGCAGACACGCTGGAAAGCGACGCTTTAGAAACCTTCTTAAAGAAAGGCATTGCGCTTGAGCTGCTGTCGCCGGAACTGCTGGATTTTGACCTGGCCAAACTGGCTGCGGCGATTCAGCCGGAACGCTCGAATCAGTTCACCTATCTGGGCCTGCAAACACTGTTTGACCGCTACTTCATCCACTCTGACGGCGTGCGCTTTGAGCTGCCGCAGCTGTTCTTCATGCGCGTGTCTATGGGCCTTGCATTGAATGAAGATGATAAAGAAGCGCGCGCAATTGAGTTCTACAACCTGCTGTCCAGCTTTGACTACATGGCGTCTACGCCAACCCTGTTCAACTCAGGCACGCTGCGCCCGCAATTATCCAGCTGCTACTTAACCACTATCGGCGATGACCTGTACAACATTTATGGCGCAATGCGCGACAACGCGATGCTGTCTAAATGGGCCGGCGGCCTCGGCAATGACTGGACGCCTGTTCGTGCTTTGAACTCTTACATCAAGGGCACCAACGGCAAATCGCAAGGTGTTGTGCCTTTCCTGAAAGTAGCCAACGATACAGCCGTTGCGGTGAACCAAGGCGGCAAGCGTAAAGGCGCGGTCTGCGCTTACCTTGAAACCTGGCACCTGGATATTGAAGAATTCCTGGAGCTGCGCAAGAACACAGGTGATGACCGCCGCCGCACGCACGACATGAACACGGCAAACTGGGTTCCAGACCTGTTCATGCAGCGCGTATTTGAAGATGCGGAATGGACACTGTTCACGCCGTCTGAAACGCCGGATCTGCACGATTTGACTGGCGCAGAATTCGCTGAACGCTATGCATACTACGAAGGCATTGCCAAAGAACAGAATTTATTGCACAAGAAAATCCGCGCAAAAGATTTGTGGCGCAAAATGCTGTCTATGCTGTTTGAAACAGGCCATCCGTGGATCACATTCAAAGACGTCTGCAACCTGCGTTCTCCACAGCAGCATGTTGGCGTCGTGCATTCATCCAACCTGTGCACAGAAATCACCCTGAACACCAATGCCGATGAAATCGCAGTCTGCAACTTAGGCTCGATCAATCTGGTGCAGCATGTGCAAGGCGGCGTATTAGACCGCAAAAAGCTGGCGCGCACGGTGAAAACTGCAGTCCGCATGCTCGACAACGTGATTGACATCAACTATTACGCTGTGCCGCAGGCGAAAAACTCCAACCTGAAGCACCGCCCTGTCGGCATGGGCATCATGGGCTTCCAGGATGCTTTATACGAAATGCAGCTGGCTTACGGTTCTGAAGTGGCTGTGGATTTTGCCGATGAGTCGATGGAAGTGATCAGCTACTATGCGATCCAGACCTCCAGCGATTTGGCGCTTGAGCGCGGCAGCTACGAAACCTTTAAAGGCTCACTATGGGATCAAGGCATCCTGCCGATTGATTCTTTAGATCTGGTTGCGAAATCCCGCCCGGAACGCATGTTTGAAGTTGACCGCACCCAGCGCCTGGATTGGGACACGCTGCGCGCCAAAGTGCAGAAAGACGGCATGCGCAACTCGAACGTGATGGCGATTGCGCCGACAGCAACGATTTCCAACATCTGCGGCGTGTCTCAGTCAATTGAGCCGACTTTCCAGAACCTGTATGTGAAATCCAACCTGTCCGGCGAATTCACCGTGATCAACCCGTATTTGGTACGTGCGTTGAAAGAGCGCGGTCTTTGGGATTCTGTGATGGTTAACGACCTGAAACACTTCGAAGGTTCTGTTCAAAAAATCTCACGTATTCCTGAAGAGCTTAAAGCGATCTTCGCGACTGCGTTTGAAGTTGAGCCGCGCTGGATTGTGGATGCTGCATCACGCCGTCAAAAATGGATTGACCAAGCTCAGTCTCTGAATCTTTATATCTCTGGTGCAAACGGTAAGAAACTGGACATGACATACAAAATGGCATGGCTGCGCGGCCTGAAAACCACGTATTACCTGCGTGCATTGGGCGCAACTTCTGCAGAGAAATCGACCATTAACACTGGCGCATTGAATGCGGTTAAAGCAACTGCTGCGCCTGCGCCAGCCGCGGCTCCAGCGCCTGCCGCTGAAGTGAAGCCTGCAGCTCCGGCTGAAGAAGACGGTTTTGCTCAGGCAGCGCCAGTGCCAATGGCATGTTCAATTGACAATCCTGATTGTGAAGCTTGTCAGTAATTAACTAAGGATATCTACATCAGAATAAAGGCTACCTCTGTGGCCCTACCTGATAAAACTTCATAATGTGGCCACACGTAGCATAGGTTTTCAGTAGTGAGGATTTATGTCTAAGAAGAAAGATGTCTTTGGTAAAAAGCTGACGCTAACCCAAAAGGAAAAAGCGGATCATAAAAATCGAATGGAGAAATTTGAAACTCTTTCTCTATATTGGGTGCAAGCCCAAAGATATTGTGAAGCAATTTATACAATTTTAGTTCAAGCGGGAAAATTAGTTTTCCCCAATGAACATATAAGACAAAAGCTATTTGATTTACTTGTGACCTTAGTTAAAAAATTTGGATGGTGGTTAATGTCTCCAATTTTATTTCAGCTAATAAGTGATCAATTCGTATTGTCTGACTTATTTAATAGCTTCTTTTTATAAAGAGTTATTAACAATTAAAGGAAACCATCATGATGCACATGACGCATAACTATCAGTTAGGACTTGTTGCCTTGGTGGTTTCTTTTATTTTGACTTTTTATGTCCCGATCGCCTATTTCTGGTTCAAGGCATATAAATCGCGTAATCAAAATAAGTAGTGAGGATATTTGCTCTTCCGCATAAAATTAGAGCATCCATCGGCAAAACTTAATTTTGCTTACACAGAATGAGCGTATAGTAGGATGTCTTAGCTTCAACGGCTGGATGTCTCATAAAAGATATAAAGCAACGAAGAGAGAACTGTTATGTCTATCCTAAGTTGGGACGATTTCGAAGATGATGAACCGAAACAAGCTGCACCAGCACAGCAGCCTGCGCCCGTCGAGCCGAAGAAAGCGGCTGATGCGCAAGTGGTATCTGATGCACACAACGCGGCGCCGCGTGTGGCAGCTGCACAACCCGCTGGAACCGCTGCCAGCCGAGGATCAAATCCAGCCGATTCGCTGGCAAGAGCATCTGCTTCCCTAGACACGCTGGATGTGGCCCCGGGCTTGGAAGAGTTGGAAATGGGCGCGCAGCGCGTTCAGGTTGACGACAAAGCCATGATCAACTGCCGCGCTGACTTGAACCAGCTGGTGCCGTTCAAATACGAATGGGCTTGGCAGAAATATCTGGACGGCTGCGCAAACCACTGGATGCCGCAGGAAGTCAACATGAACCACGACATCGCGCTGTGGAAGTCTGAAAATGGCTTGACCGAAGATGAGCGCACCATTGTCATGCGTTCTCTGGGCTTTTTCTCGACTGCAGATTCTCTGGTTGCAAACAACCTGGTTTTAGCGATTTACCGCCACATCACCAACCCTGAATGCCGCCAGTACATTTTGCGCCAGGCCTTTGAAGAAGCGATTCACACGCATGCTTACCAGTACTGCATCGAATCTTTAGGCATGGATGAAGGCGAAGTCTTCAACATGTACCGCGAAGTTCCGTCTGTTGCGCGCAAAGCGGCCTGGGGCCTGAAATACACCCAGTCTTTAAGCGATCCGACGTTCCAAACCGGCACGCCTGAAAATGACCAGATCCTGCTGCGCAACCTGATCGCGTTCTACTGCGTGCTGGAAGGCATCTTCTTCTACTGCGGTTTCAGCCAGATCCTGTCGATGGGCCGCCGCAACAAAATGAACGGCGTTGCTGAGCAGTTCCAGTACATTCTGCGCGATGAGTCGATGCACCTGAATTTCGGCATCGATATGATCAACCAGATTAAGATTGAAAACCCGGGCCTCTGGACGGCTGAATTCCAGCAGGAAATCATTCAAATGATTCTGGAAGGCACCATGCTGGAAATCGAATATGCGCGCGACACCATGCCGCGCGGTGTTTTGGGCATGAATGCAGCCATGATGGAAGAATACCTGAAATTCATCTGCAACCGCCGTTTAGCGCAGCTTGGCCTGCCTGAACAGTTTGCCGGCGTGAACAACCCATTCCAGTGGATGTCGGAAATGATGGACTTGCGCAAAGAGAAGAACTTCTTTGAAACCCGCGTTACGGATTATCAGACTGGCGGCGCGCTAAGCTGGTAATTGGAAAATTTTGAAAAATCCTGTTGATTAAAGCATAAGTTGAAATTTACAAAGCATAAGCTGAAATAAATTAAACCATAAGCTGAAACCTAGTTAAAGCAATAAGATAATGTCATAAAATATTATGGCATTATCTTTTACTTCAAAATATAAATGAAATAATTCCAAAAAATATAAGAAATCTTCGTATAAACCTCATGAGCATCCCATAATTCAGCATTATTTCACCTTATTATTTAAATTTTATAGTACTAAAATATCCTTTATCCGTTAAATAACAGTTGATATGAGATTTGGACTCTGACGGAGCTTTTTAGCGTTGATGCACTGTTTATAACTGTCTTTAAATACATAAATAGGTGTCCACTTAAATTTTAGTAGACA is drawn from Acinetobacter sp. WCHAc010034 and contains these coding sequences:
- a CDS encoding ribonucleotide-diphosphate reductase subunit beta yields the protein MSILSWDDFEDDEPKQAAPAQQPAPVEPKKAADAQVVSDAHNAAPRVAAAQPAGTAASRGSNPADSLARASASLDTLDVAPGLEELEMGAQRVQVDDKAMINCRADLNQLVPFKYEWAWQKYLDGCANHWMPQEVNMNHDIALWKSENGLTEDERTIVMRSLGFFSTADSLVANNLVLAIYRHITNPECRQYILRQAFEEAIHTHAYQYCIESLGMDEGEVFNMYREVPSVARKAAWGLKYTQSLSDPTFQTGTPENDQILLRNLIAFYCVLEGIFFYCGFSQILSMGRRNKMNGVAEQFQYILRDESMHLNFGIDMINQIKIENPGLWTAEFQQEIIQMILEGTMLEIEYARDTMPRGVLGMNAAMMEEYLKFICNRRLAQLGLPEQFAGVNNPFQWMSEMMDLRKEKNFFETRVTDYQTGGALSW
- a CDS encoding ribonucleoside-diphosphate reductase subunit alpha, with protein sequence MSVITSTPGQLQVIKRTGDVAAFDAEKISVAIGKAFLAVEGQQSADSSRIHDRIEQLTEMVMNTFNRRLPSGGTIHIEEIQDQVELALMRTGEQKVARSYVIYREQRAEARKQTGANHHPTLQITGANGQLKPLDLGALQANIAKAAAGLEGIDAQAIIDETVKNLYNGVKESDIATTMMMATRTRIEQEPNYTYVTARLLRDNLVETGLEFLGLPADTLESDALETFLKKGIALELLSPELLDFDLAKLAAAIQPERSNQFTYLGLQTLFDRYFIHSDGVRFELPQLFFMRVSMGLALNEDDKEARAIEFYNLLSSFDYMASTPTLFNSGTLRPQLSSCYLTTIGDDLYNIYGAMRDNAMLSKWAGGLGNDWTPVRALNSYIKGTNGKSQGVVPFLKVANDTAVAVNQGGKRKGAVCAYLETWHLDIEEFLELRKNTGDDRRRTHDMNTANWVPDLFMQRVFEDAEWTLFTPSETPDLHDLTGAEFAERYAYYEGIAKEQNLLHKKIRAKDLWRKMLSMLFETGHPWITFKDVCNLRSPQQHVGVVHSSNLCTEITLNTNADEIAVCNLGSINLVQHVQGGVLDRKKLARTVKTAVRMLDNVIDINYYAVPQAKNSNLKHRPVGMGIMGFQDALYEMQLAYGSEVAVDFADESMEVISYYAIQTSSDLALERGSYETFKGSLWDQGILPIDSLDLVAKSRPERMFEVDRTQRLDWDTLRAKVQKDGMRNSNVMAIAPTATISNICGVSQSIEPTFQNLYVKSNLSGEFTVINPYLVRALKERGLWDSVMVNDLKHFEGSVQKISRIPEELKAIFATAFEVEPRWIVDAASRRQKWIDQAQSLNLYISGANGKKLDMTYKMAWLRGLKTTYYLRALGATSAEKSTINTGALNAVKATAAPAPAAAPAPAAEVKPAAPAEEDGFAQAAPVPMACSIDNPDCEACQ